A portion of the Bombina bombina isolate aBomBom1 chromosome 11, aBomBom1.pri, whole genome shotgun sequence genome contains these proteins:
- the LOC128642064 gene encoding zinc finger BED domain-containing protein 6-like, translating to MPKKVARRMISASSSSSQQQQKQMETNNDAVEVVKENKVSGTTRSGRQRMAIHAFLKKKNPPIGSEHAEQQCLQEAALEKSTSINELPREPAGDNGVDLEITMETSGRNSSSSSSISVENENNSEFEFEDFISEGSVYTPNLDCDSDDSDCSIIEEPNPPCTITSTYPLFQKHLKRAIPSKESPMLQSQSDRIHSNAANGAKQRKIPTIEPLDATPPQVATCEIRAAGAAVMEIPSSSSIMTPRSRSSAVGGSVVWNFYSVDKLDQSKATCKICNKKISRGKAGSNLGTTSLRSHMNSRHKVIWDRYLNKNLALSTERNTNVMLPPTANDDGFNNTSRSSCSSSNQLLSNLVPSSGSTAVSKRQSTLQVAFESGQKYPPNHERVRQINFKVAKMLAIDMLPFKFVEGQGFRELMQSVVPRWQIPSRHYFLRKGVPEIHKIVLQNVGKQLEMSECNKVHITTDMWTSPQGADYMTVTAHWVSFAVSNDSNEYVSSRPMRRISYRKHATLCMNSFERKNHNAANILDKLNEVINDWFLPRSLTVGFVSSDNGSNIVCALKNGQMIHVPCFAHILNLIVNKFLSDSTHIHDMLNASRKICSHFHRSYHAQNSLLTLQENNNLPRHQLINDVSTRWNSTFDMLQRLYEQRKAIIEYLMTLRKTLDGVHLTSAQWHLMSDVCKVLQPFKEATLMVSEQDASLSQVLPLILLLETRLSSLHQVQDNCLSDSAEDENDIELFDLAQLGRKLILCLLKDPRIISIKKRDEYLLATLLDPRFKGQMYNFVDGKEHTVERCKGVLIYKVKQEIEINRRANSNNSTNQSSSSCTGSGRTSFPDCNSSESDSISDNSVCGGNSTNSLWGLFGKYGIMATGQDARLHEDNQCSAVQMVTAYMLDNTFIEPRSDPLSYWKSKKILWPELSHIAFQYLSCPPTSVRSERVFSAAGSVVTDQRNRLSSVNVDRLTFLKMNQHWIPEQHQLEAIRQNTTGSSDTDDDDPSEQRPIVFAVDTNM from the coding sequence atgccaaaaaaagttGCAAGAAGAATGATTTCAGCTTCCAGCAGCAGCAGTCAACAGCAGCAAAAGCAAATGGAGACCAATAATGATGCAGTTGAAGTAGTTAAAGAAAACAAAGTGTCCGGAACCACACGCAGTGGTCGTCAAAGAATGGCAATTCAtgcatttttgaagaaaaaaaatcccccaattgGATCTGAACATGCAGAGCAGCAGTGCTTGCAGGAAGCAGCATTAGAAAAATCCACTTCTATTAATGAATTACCCAGAGAACCAGCAGGTGATAATGGAGTTGATCTTGAAATAACTATGGAAACTTCCGGAAGGaatagcagcagcagtagcagcatctctgtagaaaatgaaaataattctgaatttgaatttgaagattttaTATCTGAAGGATCTGTGTATACTCCAAATCTCGATTGTGATTCTGATGATTCAGATTGTAGTATCATTGAGGAACCAAATCCACCTTGCACCATCACTTCTACGTATCCACTGTTCCAAAAGCATCTCAAACGTGCTATTCCATCCAAAGAGTCACCAATGTTGCAGTCACAGTCAGATAGAATTCATTCTAATGCTGCCAACGGGGCCAAACAAAGAAAAATTCCCACAATTGAACCACTAGATGCTACACCACCACAAGTTGCAACTTGTGAAATAAGAGCAGCTGGCGCTGCTGTAATGGAAATTCCATCATCATCATCCATTATGACTCCCAGGTCACGTAGTAGTGCAGTAGGTGGTAGTGTAGTTTGGAATTTTTATTCTGTCGATAAACTAGATCAAAGTAAAGCaacatgtaaaatatgtaataaaaaaataagtcgAGGAAAAGCAGGAAGTAATTTGGGAACCACTTCCTTGCGGTCTCATATGAATAGTAGACATAAAGTGATATGGgacagatatttaaataaaaatcttgcTTTATCCACAGAAAGAAATACTAATGTTATGCTACCACCTACTGCCAATGATGATGGCTTTAATAACACCAGTAGAAGTTCATGCAGCAGCAGCAATCAACTTTTATCAAATTTAGTGCCAAGTTCTGGGAGTACAGCAGTGTCTAAGCGACAGAGTACTTTACAAGTTGCTTTTGAGAGTGGTCAAAAATATCCCCCAAACCATGAACGCGTTCgccaaattaattttaaagttgcaAAAATGCTTGCAATCGATATGCTTCCTTTTAAATTTGTTGAAGGTCAAGGCTTTCGGGAATTAATGCAATCAGTGGTTCCCCGTTGGCAAATCCCGAGTCGTCATTATTTTTTACGAAAAGGTGTTCCAGAAATTCataaaattgttttacaaaatgtTGGCAAACAATTAGAAATGTCAGAGTGTAACAAAGTTCATATTACAACTGACATGTGGACAAGTCCACAGGGTGCAGACTATATGACTGTGACTGCACATTGGGTATCATTTGCCGTAAGTAATGACTCTAATGAGTATGTTTCCTCAAGGCCAATGCGACGTATATCTTATCGTAAGCATGCAACACTGTGCATGAATAGTTTTGAACGAAAGAATCACAATGCAGCTAATATTCTTGATAAGCTGAATGAAGTAATAAATGATTGGTTTTTGCCACGCAGCCTCACGGTTGGTTTTGTGTCTTCAGACAATGGCTCTAACATTGTTTGTGCACTCAAGAATGGACAAATGATACATGTGCCTTGTTTTGCACATATATTAAATTTGATTGTTAACAAATTTCTTTCAGATTCAACACATATTCATGACATGTTGAATGCTTCACGAAAGATATGCTCGCATTTCCACCGTTCCTACCATGCCCAAAATTCGTTACTAACATTACAAGAAAACAATAATTTGCCACGCCATCAACTCATAAATGATGTTTCTACGCGATGGAATAGCACGTTTGACATGCTTCAACGCCTTTATGAACAACGAAAGGCAATAATTGAATACCTTATGACTTTAAGAAAAACATTAGATGGAGTCCATTTGACTTCGGCACAGTGGCATCTTATGAGTGATGTGTGCAAGGTTCTTCAGCCGTTTAAAGAGGCAACATTAATGGTAAGTGAACAAGATGCAAGCCTTAGTCAGGTCCTTCCATTAATTTTGCTTCTTGAAACTAGACTGAGTTCCTTGCATCAAGTGCAAGATAACTGTTTATCTGATTCTGCTGAAGATGAGAATGATATAGAGTTGTTTGATCTTGCTCAGCTTGGAAGAaaattaattttgtgtttgttgaaaGATCCAAGGATCATCTCCATCAAAAAAAGAGATGAGTACCTTCTTGCTACTCTGTTGGACCCACGTTTTAAAGGTCAGATGTATAATTTTGTTGATGGAAAAGAACATACGGTTGAGAGATGCAAGGGAGTACTCATCTACAAAGTAAAGCAAGAAATTGAAATTAATCGGCGAGCAAACTCAAACAACTCTACAAATCAGTCTAGCAGCAGTTGCACTGGTAGTGGTCGGACTTCTTTCCCAGATTGTAACAGTTCTGAGTCTGACTCAATATCTGacaattcagtgtgcggcggtaatTCCACTAACTCATTGTGGGGTCTTTTTGGCAAATATGGCATTATGGCTACAGGTCAAGATGCAAGATTACATGAAGACAATCAGTGTTCTGCAGTGCAAATGGTAACTGCATATATGTTGGATAACACTTTTATAGAGCCTCGTTCTGACCCATTGAGTTACTGGaaatccaaaaaaatattatggcctgaATTGTCACATATTGCCTTTCAATATTTAAGTTGTCCCCCAACGAGTGTTCGGTCAGAGCGTGTGTTTAGTGCTGCTGGTAGTGTTGTGACTGATCAGCGAAATAGACTATCTAGTGTAAATGTTGACCGTTTAACATTTCTCAAAATGAATCAACACTGGATACCAGAACAACATCAGTTGGAGGCTATCAGACAAAACACTACCGGCAGCAGTGATACAGACGACGATGATCCCTCAGAACAAAGACCAATTG